The Buteo buteo chromosome 23, bButBut1.hap1.1, whole genome shotgun sequence genome includes a window with the following:
- the LOC142043483 gene encoding polymeric immunoglobulin receptor-like, with protein MELRALLLLLLCFPALQAQTPHAQEGLSEGSSLSIQCPYTAQTDYHQQKVWCHVRGGQCEPLVETTYPTQYPRTNRVTNGKVTIEDNPMYETVSITMTNLQVEDSGTYLCAYRSYYYDYLPLKMISLNVFKELHKWELDSLSVQCKYSGLVHSTDRKAWCRSGRTGCEIWLMTDNLSTWTKSKDLENKTLIQDDAQKRTVTITMKKLQAQDAGVYWCVLYRGSSPTQKMEIRLSVSKRTQQYTPKESDDVSVRCPYSASYYGAVSKAWCKEGARGACTILVTTNLKLSGYRKKIQQGRFTIQDDTQQGMVTVTMKKLQVQDSGVYWCALYEHGQLLRMVEVTLTVSEVLAGTTLSGTASTSQATPSSNTPAPSSNVNTFILLAGVLSILFILALTSLITLCVKRRKQLKRRGNRQAEDIYDKPEGTAQLDSTERMERAKDDSKDVKYITLNFKSRLSPEDPLYCNAEPSQAHRKPKDENVEYATIALKQLPTNDKG; from the exons ATGGAGCTGAGagccctcctcctgctgctgctctgcttcccaG CTCTCCAAGCCCAAACACCTCATGCTCAGGAAGGACTATCGGAAGGAAGCTCTCTCTCCATCCAGTGTCCTTACACAGCACAAACTGACTACCACCAGCAGAAAGTCTGGTGCCACGTGAGAGGTGGACAATGTGAGCCCTTAGTGGAGACGACCTACCCAACACAATACCCACGCACAAACCGGGTCACAAATGGGAAAGTTACAATAGAGGACAACCCCATGTATGAGACCGTGTCCATCACTATGACTAACCTCCAGGTAGAGGACTCGGGCACATACTTATGTGCTTACCGTTCCTACTATTACGACTATCTTCCACTCAAGATGATCTCACTGAATGTTTTCAAGG agctgcacaAGTGGGAGTTGGACAGTCTCTCTGTGCAGTGCAAATACAGTGGCTTGGTGCACAGCACAGATAGAAAAGCCTGGTGTCGGAGTGGTCGGACTGGGTGTGAAATCTGGTTGATGACAGATAACCTTTCAACATGGACTAAGAGCAAagacctggaaaacaaaaccttgATCCAGGATGATGCCCAGAAAAGGACTGTCACCATCACCATGAAGAAGCTGCAAGCCCAGGATGCTGGCGTGTACTGGTGTGTGCTCTACAGaggctcttctcccacccagAAAATGGAGATCAGGCTCTCTGTGTCCAAGA GGACCCAACAATACACACCCAAGGAGTCAGATGATGTCTCTGTCCGGTGTCCGTACAGCGCCTCATACTATGGGGCTGTGAGCAAAGCCTGGTGCAAAGAGGGAGCTAGGGGAGCATGTACCATACTAGTCACCACGAATTTGAAGCTGTCAGGGTACCGGAAGAAAATTCAGCAAGGCAGATTCACGATCCAGGACGACACCCAGCAGGGCATGGTCACTGTCACCATGAAGAAGCTGCAGGTGCAGGACTCTGGTGTGTACTGGTGTGCACTTTATGAACACGGCCAGCTTCTCCGAATGGTGGAGGTTACGCTCACTGTTTCTGAGG TATTGGCTGGAACAACTTTGTCAGGTACTGCAAGCACCAGTCAAGCAACCCCTTCTAGCAACACCCCAGCACCAAG CTCAAATGTAAATACCTTCATCCTACTCGCTGGGGTCCTGAGCATTCTGTTCATCCTGGCACTCACCAGCTTGATAACACTATGCGTCAAGCGGCGCAAGCAGCTGAAGAGAAGAG GTAACAGACAAGCAGAGGACATCTATGACAAACCAGAGGGCACAGCACAG CTTGACAGCACTGAAAGAATGGAAAGGGCCAAGGATGACAGCAAAGATGTAAAATACATTACCCTGAACTTTAAATCCCGACTCAGCCCTGAGGATCCTCTCTACTGTAATGCTGAACCAAGCCAGGCTCACAGGAAACCCAAAGATGAAAATGTGGAGTATGCTACCATTGCACTCAAGCAGTTACCAACAAATGACAAAGGATGA